Genomic DNA from Nitrospirota bacterium:
ATAGCTTTTTGGGAAGTAATGGATGTTTGCCCATGACGCGCTCCTTTGGTTTTTTGCCGTCAGCAAAGTTATTAGTTAGCAATAAAATTCAAATACAACCTACCTTCAGAAGCTACGCAATGAGTATGCCAACGAAGTCCGGTCTAATAACACATTGAAAAATGGCTGATTACAAAGTATTTCGGACGGCTTATTTAAATAATGAGAACAATATCTGGTGACTTTACCAGTTATATCTGGTGGTTTGACCGTGATCGTGAAGGCGGAGAAAAGCCCTGGGGGTGCTGCTGAGTGCATGGGCTGCCACACCGTTGTGCATATCCTATTATAAATAGGCTCAGGCGGACCCCCAGAGCATTCTTAAAGATATTATCGGCTCTTTAAATATTTTCCTGAAAAATACTCAACTGATATTCATAATATTACAACAAAGCGATTGCTCTTGCTATAAAAAAATTTGGAGGGAAGGTCCTGATCTCAGCGGTTTCAGGGGAGAGGAAAGGCGGCGTGTTGATTGACACGCCGCCTTTGTAAGCAGATTCTACAAGAGATGTCCCGTGCAGGTATTATTATGGTTGTTGCTGTTGGTGCCGTCAGGGCAGGTAGTGTTCCACCAGATCACATGATCTAAAAGAGCGCCTGACAGGTTAGCGCCCGTAAGATTTGCGTTGGTAAAATCAGCATAGCCCAGGTCGGCGCTGCTGAGGTCAGCCTGACCCAGGTCGGCCCGGACAAACACTGCACCGTACAAGTTTGCGCCAACCAGAATAGCGCCGCGCAGACAGGCGTTGCTCATGTCCACGACGTATAAGTCTGCGCCGGTCAAGTCACACTGATAAAGGTCAGCATACGGCTCTACGTAATTCGGACATGAGGCGCCCACACCGGAACAGACGTAAGGGCCTGCTCCTGCGCCGCCATGAATACATATGCTGGGCTGACCGGAGCAAGTCCAATCTGCTTCTACAGCGCACGTTGAACTGCATCCATCGCCTGACGCTGTATTGTGGTCATCGCATCCTTCAGCGCCATTCATTATGCCGTCTCCGCAGGTGCTGATGCGGTTACACAAACTGGGCTGCCCTGAGCAGTTCCAGCCTGCTTCTACATGGCATGAGGAATTACATCCGTCTCCGGAGATCGTATTGCTGTCATCGCAACCTTCTGCTCCGGAAATCAAGCCATCTCCGCACATGCCGCCGCTGCCTGTAACGATCTGAGCTGCGGTGCAAATTATGTCCCCGTTTGCGTTAAAGCCCGTGACAAAATAACCGGCCGGACAAGTCTGGCCGGCTGCCGCACAAATCCCCGGCACACCCTGCGAACCGGCAGGACCCATCGGGCCCTGAATACCTTGCGGTCCCTGGTCGCCTTTTAATCCCTGAAGACCTTGATCACCTTTAAGGCCTTGCGGGCCTTCCGGTCCTTGAAGCCCCGTAGTCCCTTGAATACCTTGCGGTCCCTGTGGCCCAACTGCGCCGTCCGCGCCTGCTAAACCTTGCGGCCCGGCAGGACCCATCGGCCCTTGAATACCTTGCGGGCCGGGTACCGGGTCAGTCTGCTCCAGATCTATTATGCGCTGCAACAGAAGCATTTCAGATGAATCAGCATATACAACCATCTGCGCCGCAGCAGGAGCAGATGCAATTACAACATTGTTATTTAAATATTCAACCTTAACTCCTCCGATATTGGAACATGCTGACCCGGCCCCATCGTGGTCGTCATCATCATCCTTGGACGTTGTTCTAAGCGAGACCGAACCCTTTAGAAGATTGCCGCGCTTCTTTTCATAAATTTTGCACCCGGTATCAGCCCTTACCAGTCGTATTAGGTCGTTTTTTGAAAGTGTTCCATTTGGGTCGGTAATGGAAAATTCCACTTCGATATCAGTTCCCTCTACCACAGCAATCTCACCGGTTGAGTTTGCCGTGTTCAGGATTGACAGTGTCACTGAGTAATCCTGGGCCTGTGCAGCGGACATGCCTGTCATTAAAAAAACCAGACAAGCCAATACAGAATAAAAGCTGATAATGCGGATTGAAAACATCCCTCGTTTTCGCTTCATAACAACCCCCTTTAATAAAAAATAATATTCGATGGAATTAATTCCACCTTCTCCTTATGGAGCAATCTTTATAAAAGAACCGGAGCATTTCAACCACTCCCCTCAAAGAGGGTCCCTGTAGAGAATCAGATTCTTGAAGATTAAGCAAAGTGTATGCTAAGGCAAAATAAAAAAATTATAATTATCAAGAATCAAATTTTTTCATTGTTTAGAAGTGAAATGCGGGCGGTACGTCAAAAAAGAACTGGTGATATTACCAAGCACATATGGTCATTTGGCTGAATGGCTGCCGAAATTAAAGGCTGCGGACAGTAGCTGGCAGTTAGTAGCCAGTAGATAGGGGCCCCAAACTACTGGCTGCTATCTACTGACTACCCTTTCAGGTGTCGTATAGAAATTCTGGAGCAGGCTTTCATCTCAGGAGGAAAATCTTAAACTGAGAATGGACACTATTTTAATATCGTAAATATCTGGACCCTGTTGTTGTCCGTGTCCGCTATAAAAAAATCCCCCTGATCGTTGATGCATATCTGGGACGGGTAATTCAGGAGGCCCTCTTTCCAGCCTCTCTCGGAAAGCTGCCCGAGGTAAGAGCCGTCCTGCCCGACAGCTATGATGCGGCTTCCATTTCTGTCTGTCAGATAAATACGCCCCCTGTTATCAGTGGCCATGCTGGTGGGAAATCTTATAAATTGTTTCAGGCTTTCAGTCAGAGGAGAAAAGACCGTGGCATTTTTTGCAGCGGTAAATATCCTGGCATTAACGCCGTCGAGCAATAAGACATTGTCTTTAAAATCAACCGATACGTCCGAGAAGAAACCGTAACTTCCGGGGAAAGGGATGAGTTTCTGGAATGTTCCCTCAGGGTTTAACACAAGCACCCGCCTGGAAAATATGTCCAGAATATATATATTGTCGTTCCTGTCTATGTCAAAACTTCTCGGTACAAATGATTCAGGCGAAGGCAGGCCTGACGGTTCGAGGTAACCTATAAATTTTCCTTCATTGCTCAGGCGCGCAATGCGGCGGGACCTGCTGTCAAGGGCAAAAACATCTCCCTTGGAATTCAGCCTGACCACTATGGGGTATGACAACTCAGGCACTTTGATTTCAGAGTCCTGTTTTACGGACTGGTCCTTGTAGGTATACCGCAGCAGTCTCCCGTTTTCCGAGTCGGCAACGATTACCAGCGCCTCTTCGTTGCACGTAACGCCCTCCGGGTGCCTAAGCCCGGCGCCTTTGCTGTCGGAATAGATCGACTGGACATGCATGATCTTTACTGCCCCCGCGCTGAAAGAATCAGCCGGCAGTAACATGATTGCCGCCATTACCATCATTATTTTGATTAAAGCCCCTCTCATCTTATCTCCTCTCAAGCTCCTTATGGCATTGGATGCAGGTCTCTGTAACGGTCTCAAATTGTGACATCGCGGGCTTGTTTCCTGTCCCGCAGGCCCTGTGACAGCTGATGCAATCCACGGACAGGTTTTTGTTCCTCGGGTCAATAATCTTTTCTCCCACCGGGTGCGTCGAATGGGTCTTCCAGTCGTGGCACTTATTGCATATGTCAAAGCTCATGGACGGTTTTGCGGTAAGTAAAACGTAATCGGAAGAATGCGGTGAATGACAGCTTACGCAATCCCCCTCTTTTACAGGCTTGCACAATTTCGTGTTCTTTGGATTGTCCTTTGATAAATGCTGAAGCTCCACAGTGTCCGCATGACACTTGCCGCAGACATCAATGACGGGGCCCGTCAGTAATTTTTTCTGTTTGGCGGCATGAGCATTATGACAGTGCAGGCACGAGTCCCTGTCGAGGAGGGGCCAGTGCACGCGGTTCTTACTGAATGTCTCGTTGACCATATCGTTGTGACAGTCCCTGCACATTTCGACCCCCTGCTTCTTTGTGGCAAGCGGGGATTGAGAGCCGGGTTCATTATGGCATTGCGCGCATTTTTTCTCAGCTACCGGCGCGTGCACTTCATCAAACATTATTACCGCCCTGTTCGAGCCGTGTGAGTCGTGGCAGGAATTGCACCGTGAGCTTGCCACCGGGTAATTCATGTGCTGGCGCGTAAAGGCCGGGTTGTCGGTCTTGTGGCATGTTATGCAGAGTGCGGGTATCTCGCTTTTCAGAAGTGAAACGAATTGAGCAGAGGCATGAGCGCTGTGGCATGAGAGGCAGTCCTCATCCACTGGCCTGTGCTTAAATCTGACGCTCTTGATCTTGTCGCTTATATCTTTGTGACAGTCAAAACAAAGCGCGTTGCCCGCCTTAAGGAGCACAGCCTTGTTATTTGAAGAATGAGGGTCATGGCACTTTACACAGTTGCCCTCAACAGCCAGCTTGTGTGCGCTGCGTGGGTTGTCCGGAATTACCTTCTTATGGCATTTGTAACAGATCTTGTTGCTGACCGTATCTAACAGTTTGCCCTGCTTGGAGGTGTGCGGGTTATGGCATCCCGAGCACTCTCCGATCTTTACAGGTGTATGCACAAAGCGGTCTTTGAGCTTTTCCTGGAAGTTCTTGTGACAGTTCAGGCAAACAGCTCCCTCTGCGCCCGGTTTGAGCTTGAATCTGTTTTCCGCCGGGTAAACAGATGAAGCAGCGGTGAGAGTAAATGTTACCAGCACTAAAAGATAGATTTTATATTTCATAAATTTCATAGAGTAAAATTTCATTTTTCAGTTATATGGCAATCCTTGCACGTTCCGGCCTTAAAAGGGTCATGCACGTCGTCCATGAAAAACTTCGGGCTTTTTGATGTATGCGAGTCATGGCATTTGTTGCAATCCATAATAACGGCGTCAATGCCGATGTGGGCCTTGTTAAAAGAATCCGCCTTATAATCATGGCATTCCCCGCAGAGAGACTGAACGGGTTTAACGGCCAGCGCGGGCTCCTCAGACAGATGGGGTTTGTGGCAACGCTGACAGGTCTGAAGGGTTGACAGGGAGTGAACATAGATCTTCTCGTCACACCACTTGGGTACAACAGCGGTTTCGCCCTCTGTCGCGGCTGCGGCCTTGGCCTTCTCGCACTCCTCTTTTCTGTTCATCCGCTCTTTAAGGTCCTTATGGCATGTCAGGCATAAGTCAGGAGTGGCTGACAGCAGGAGGCCTTTTAATTTTGCCTTGTGAGGGTTATGGCATTTTGAGCATTCCCCTGAGGAAAAGGTCGGATGTTCGCTTTTAATTTCCTTTATATCTTTCCTGAGGCCCGCTTCGTGGCATGAAAAACAGAGCGGCCCCTGGTTTTTTACGATCATCCCGGCAATATTGCTTCCATGAGGGTCATGACATGTAAGGCATTTCCCGGCTTTAAATACCGGGTGGGTCGAACCGTCCTTGACCTCTTTCATCAATTCGCCGTGGCATGTGACGCACATCTTAGGATCGTCCGGCTCTGTTAATAGGAGGGCGTTTTTGTCCGAACCGTGTGAAGCGTGGCACGAGGAACAAAAGCCGTCGAGCACAGGTTTATGGGTATTGGTCTTGATAAATTTCACTTCACTGTCCGGATGACATGTGTAGCAGACCTTGTCCATCCTCTCCCTGAAAATGCCCTTATAATTGGACCCGTGTGGATCATGGCACGTGCTGCACTTTTCTTTTGTAAATGCCGTATGGCTGACTTTTGCTTTCAGCTCATCCCTGGTTTTCGTATGGCATGAAAAACATAATTCCCTCTCGTCCCCGATAAGGAGTTTCTGGTACTTTGCGGCATGCTTTGCATGGCACGACAGGCATCCCTTCCCGCTTGCACCGGTTTTATGGGGGAATGAAACCTTTACGGCTTTTTCAGCATGACATGCAAAACAGAGGGTGTCACCTTCCCCTGCAAGCAGCGCGGGGTTCTCCGACGAATGTGTATTGTGACAGGGTGCGCACTTTCCTTCCTTAAACGGCGCGTGTTCAATATTGCCTCCCTCTTTAAGGTCAGAAGCCTTATGGCATTTGTAGCAGAGGCTGCTGCCTTGCCGGGTTGCCTCAAAGGGCTTTTGTGATGCGGGAGGGTTGTGGCATTCTTCGCACTTACCCTGAACAACAACGGGATGCGCGCTTGTCCTGAGGAGGGCGGGCTGTAGAGATGAATGAGGATTATGACAGCCTGCGCATGAGGAGGTTTCTACGGGATATCCTCCATGGGCCTTCTTAAATACCGGCTTGTCTTTTTCATGACATGAAAGACAGAGTGTCTTCTCCTCTTTGACAAGGAGGTTCGAATTATCAGAGCTGTGTGAAAAATGGCAGCTCCCGCACCCCTGGTCTTTCAGTATCTTATGAACAACCTTTTTCTCGAAGTTCTCTCTTTTATGACACTTATAGCACACCTCGCTGCCTTCAGCGCTCAAAAGGCTGCTGCCCTGTGACGCGTGAGGATTATGGCAGTCAGTGCACTTGCCGTGAGTAAGGGCCGTGTGGACCTTTGCCTTGTTCATACCTATCTTCTCCTGAGAATGGCATGAATAACAGAGTTCGTTGCCCTGTTTCTTTAAAAGGGTCTTTGGCACTAAGCCATGCCTGAGGTGGCAATCCTCACACTTTCCCGTTTTGACAACGGTGTGGATATTTTTCATCGTGAGGTACTTGTCCGCAAATTTGGTGTGACAGTCCAGACATTCTTTACGGCCGGTAGTCCTGCGTTCCGCGGGCGGGGCGCATGAGGACAAATAAATAATGCTTACGCACAAAAAGAGAAGCGCCGAGAGGACGGCGTATATATGTTTTTTCCGCATTGGCCTTTTTGTTAATGTCATATGTGAGTTTACCGGTTTCAATTTAGTAAGTTAGTATTCTTTAGTGTATACCTTTACTTCATAGACCTCGCGGAGTTTGGCTGCCCAGTCCTCAATGGATTTATTCACCTTGTCCTTGAAAATCTCTTTCGATATAAATTGCCTCGTTTCCTCAAAGGGCTCCGGTTTTGGAGGAAAGACATCCTGTATATACAAAACATAATAGTACTTCTCCGGGCTGGTGTAAAGCCTTACATCCCCGGACTTGACGCCGGACAATGTCTTAAGCACGTCCCCGGTCAGGTCCTTTGTTATTATCACAGTGCCCTCAAACTCCAGCAGCCCCTTGGCGTCCTTGTCCACCTGCCTCTCTGTGTTGGCGCTGAGCCATTTAAAGTCAGCCCCTTTCTTCAGTGCGTCCAGGGAGTTCTCAGCGTCTTCCTTTTTCAGGAAGACCATGCTGCTGATCCTCATCATTTCAGGAGAAGAATACTGGTCGATATTTTTTTCATAATATTTTCTCTCTTCAGCTTCGCCCACTTTGATGTCAGGCACAATGACCTTCTTCAAAAAAGAATCAAAGAGCAGGGAGCTCTCGTATTCCTTGACCATGCTTTTGTAAACGGGAGATTTGTCTATCCCCTGTCTTAACGCTTCCTTAAGCAGCAGCCTTTTCTGCAGTAACTCGTCGTAGAGCATCAGCCTTTTCTTGTCATTCAGTTTTTTCTTTTTAAGGGCCTTCTCTACCCCGTGGAAATACTTATTCTGCAGGGCTTCCGTCAGTTCAGCAACTGTGATGGGGGCCTCTCCCTCTATTTCAGCGACCACGCGCGTATCTTTAAGCAGTTTTTCAAATTCCTCTACAGAGGTTTCATAATCAAGGCCTTCGAGGACCTTCGCGTCTATCTTCGCGTATTTTTTTATCAAAGAGTCTTTCAGCTCTTCAAACGCCTTCTTCCTCTTGTACTCAAGGGCCTGCTTCCGGGCCTCCTCTTTGGCCGCGAGGTTTTCAGGCACGCGGACATCTTCAAGTTTAAAAATTATAAACCCGTAACTAAGATCGATGGCGGGGCTTATAGAGCCGATCTCCATCCGGGAGACCTCTTCCATTATCTTCGGCACGAGCTCCTGGCCTTTTATATATTCTCCCTCCCCTCTTCCTTTTGCGGTATTGTCAGCTATGGTCCTTTTCACTATTTCATCGAAATTACCATTTGCCTTTATCTCTTCCTCTGCCTTTTTTGCCGCGTCTGCTTTATCAAACAGGATGGATTTCAATTTAAATTCCCTGACAGCCTCTTTATAGAGCCTGTCGACCTCTTCATCATCAGCGGTCATCCCCCTGATATACAGTCCCTTCACAAGCCCGGTGAGAGTCTGCCGGGAGTTCTGCTCCATCATTTCTTTTACATCCGGCAGTTCGTTAAGCCCGATATTTGTTGCCTCCTGCCCTATGAGCCTCATGGTGATCATCCGGTCCAGTATTCCTTTATAATCTATCCTGCTTACCTGTGTTCCTTCCTTCGCTTCTGATTGCCCGGAATGAATGGAGGAAAGCATTTTATCGAATTCCCTGACGGTGATAGGATCATTATTGACCGTCGCCATTACTTCTTCCCCGTCAATTACAGGCAGTTTCTGATCGGCAGGAAATCCAGAAGACGCGGACAGGAACAGCATTGAAATAACAAATAATAGAGAAAGAGATTTATTCATTTTGCTCCGCTATAAACGACTTTTAAAAATATTTTCGGACCGGACTGAAGGCTTATCGTGCCGGGGTCAGCGACTTCACAAAAAAGATATTGAAGCATGTTCGGAATGACATTGCCGGCGGGACATTTTTTGTACTTAAATGAATTGGACCCCCGCCCTGTAATCACCATTTTCCTTAACGCTCCATTTAACAATGCCTGATTTGCTCCCCAATACGTCATCGAACCTGAGAAGGTCCCCGAAGAATACGGGACTGCCGGTCCTTAAGCCGGCGCCTCCCAGACTGATGTCTATGATATCACCCTGTAGCGTAGTTTTCAAATCCGAATCGTAAGAGACATAAATGGAATAATGGACGGTCCTTCTATACTGGGACCTTGGAAATTTTCTTTTCTCATTATTAAAATCGGTCCCGTCATTTTCTTCAGCATGGTGGAAATCTTCATCCGACAGTTCGTGATTAACAAACGCCTTGACTATGTCGAGCTCAATCGGTTTTGGAATAAAAAGAGACGCGTTGCCCGCGATTTTCTTCATCACATCATCATCTAAATATTCCGCGGTCATGACCACGACCTTTGTCTTGGGAGATGTCATGCGTATCCTCTCCATGATTTCCATCCCGCTTATGTCCGGCAGGTTCAGGTCGAGAAAGCAGATGTCATATTGATTTGAATTTATAGAATCGATTGCCTTCTTGCCGGTTTCGGCGATTGTTATCTCTCCTTTAAAAGCGCAGCTTACATTAAGGGCCTTTGACATCCCGTAGAGAATTGCAGACTGGTCATCAACTATCAGGATTTTTTTAACCATTTTTCTCTTTCAACAAAAAAACTTTCATGGACCCAATAAAGCAAATATTGTACCAAAAGGCGCAAGGCTAATTCGTCTCCTTTGAAATCGTTGTTTTAAGAATGGCAGACGACGTGCTGTTGATAAATGAGATAAAGCAACCAAAGCCTGAATCTGGTCAAAAGACCATACCGGCATGGTGGTAAGACCGGACAGTTGATGACAGCCAAAACAGGAAATCAATCCTGCTTCTTAATATAACCTCCAGTTTTTTAAATGGTTCTTCCATGACAGTTATGATGAATTTTTTCTGGCACAAGCCTTGCTCTTATCATTACAGAATGAGAGGAAATGAGACCATGAAAGGTAACGCGATACAAAGCAGACACAGGTTCTCAGTTGCTCTCTTATTAGCGGCCTTTGTCCTTCTGATGAGCGCCGAGTATGCGGCAGCAAAGGTCAACGGGGCAATTTATATGTATAACCTCTCGGATTTTACCGGCGTCATCCCTTATAACTGGTCTGCTCTGTCAGTTGATAAAGAGAGAAATGAGATATATGTCATCTACAAAAACGAAGTTGAGGTCTTTAATGAAAAGGGAATGAAGATCTACAGTTTCGGAGATGACGAAAATCTCAGGGGAGTTATAGCTGATGTTACAGTCGGCAGGGACGGGACGATCTTTCTGCTTCTGTCTGAAGGAGACATCTATTCCGTTGTGCGCTGCAATTACAGGGGAGAACCCGTGGCCCCAATAGATTTCAGGAATTTCCCCGGCCAGTTCTCAAAGTTCCTTCCCGGACGCATCATTTACAGGAACGGGGACCTTTACCTGGCAGACCTCGTGTTCTCAAAGAAGGTTGTCATCACTGATTCAGACGGCGTTTATAAGGACGGCTATGAACTGGATTCCATCCTTGCCCTCAAAGACATTGAAGGGAAGCCCGGCCAGGAAAAAGAGATTGCCGGTTTCAGCCTTGACAGAGACGGGAACATGCTTTTTACGGTCCCCACAATTTTCAAGGCATTCAAGGTGTCCTCTGACCGCAAGGTGCAAATGTTCGGCGAAGCCGGGAACATCCCCGGCAAGTTCTCCGTTGTTGCAGGCATCACGTCGGATGATGCGGGGAACTACTATGTTACAGACACATTAAAGAGTGTGGTCATGGTTTATGACAGGGACTTTAATTTTATTTTTGAATTCGGCTACCGCGGCGATCAGCCGGGTAATTTGATTGCCCCGAGAAATATGGTTGTTAATGACGGCTACTTATACGTTTCTCAATCAAGGAAAAGGGGAGTCAGTGTTTACAGAATTCTTCAGGATTGAGGCGGAGCTTGACACGAGACGGTGCAATTCCGCTTCAGATCAAAAAGGAGGTGATGACAGGGGGGCAGTAAAAAAAAGCATATGAAGTGAAGTTTGCCGGCTTTTGCCGGCAGGAAACATCCTCCGCAACAAGGTAAACCCATCGCAAGGTGGGGACACAAAGCTGACAGGTCCCGGACAGGGACGGCTGGGCTGCCGGAGAAAAAAAACAATTGGAGGATAAAAAGATGAAAGGATTAAAAATAGTTTTCGTTGTACTGGCTGCCGCCTTAATAGCTTTAGGCGCTGCAACCGCATATGCCTTCCACTCAGGCGGTGTTGCCGAGTGCATGGGCTGCCACAACATTCATGACGCAAAAAGCACAAGCGCACTTTTGGCAGGAACTGACATTAGTTCGACCTGTGTAAATTGCCACGGCGCATCAGGCGCAAGCAGCTATCACATAGTTACCCCTGACGCGGACATGCCGGCAGGCACACCTCCCGGAAACAGGACCCCTGGCGGAGACTTC
This window encodes:
- a CDS encoding response regulator, whose protein sequence is MVKKILIVDDQSAILYGMSKALNVSCAFKGEITIAETGKKAIDSINSNQYDICFLDLNLPDISGMEIMERIRMTSPKTKVVVMTAEYLDDDVMKKIAGNASLFIPKPIELDIVKAFVNHELSDEDFHHAEENDGTDFNNEKRKFPRSQYRRTVHYSIYVSYDSDLKTTLQGDIIDISLGGAGLRTGSPVFFGDLLRFDDVLGSKSGIVKWSVKENGDYRAGVQFI
- a CDS encoding cytochrome C, which codes for MKFMKYKIYLLVLVTFTLTAASSVYPAENRFKLKPGAEGAVCLNCHKNFQEKLKDRFVHTPVKIGECSGCHNPHTSKQGKLLDTVSNKICYKCHKKVIPDNPRSAHKLAVEGNCVKCHDPHSSNNKAVLLKAGNALCFDCHKDISDKIKSVRFKHRPVDEDCLSCHSAHASAQFVSLLKSEIPALCITCHKTDNPAFTRQHMNYPVASSRCNSCHDSHGSNRAVIMFDEVHAPVAEKKCAQCHNEPGSQSPLATKKQGVEMCRDCHNDMVNETFSKNRVHWPLLDRDSCLHCHNAHAAKQKKLLTGPVIDVCGKCHADTVELQHLSKDNPKNTKLCKPVKEGDCVSCHSPHSSDYVLLTAKPSMSFDICNKCHDWKTHSTHPVGEKIIDPRNKNLSVDCISCHRACGTGNKPAMSQFETVTETCIQCHKELERR
- a CDS encoding peptidyl-prolyl cis-trans isomerase, which codes for MNKSLSLLFVISMLFLSASSGFPADQKLPVIDGEEVMATVNNDPITVREFDKMLSSIHSGQSEAKEGTQVSRIDYKGILDRMITMRLIGQEATNIGLNELPDVKEMMEQNSRQTLTGLVKGLYIRGMTADDEEVDRLYKEAVREFKLKSILFDKADAAKKAEEEIKANGNFDEIVKRTIADNTAKGRGEGEYIKGQELVPKIMEEVSRMEIGSISPAIDLSYGFIIFKLEDVRVPENLAAKEEARKQALEYKRKKAFEELKDSLIKKYAKIDAKVLEGLDYETSVEEFEKLLKDTRVVAEIEGEAPITVAELTEALQNKYFHGVEKALKKKKLNDKKRLMLYDELLQKRLLLKEALRQGIDKSPVYKSMVKEYESSLLFDSFLKKVIVPDIKVGEAEERKYYEKNIDQYSSPEMMRISSMVFLKKEDAENSLDALKKGADFKWLSANTERQVDKDAKGLLEFEGTVIITKDLTGDVLKTLSGVKSGDVRLYTSPEKYYYVLYIQDVFPPKPEPFEETRQFISKEIFKDKVNKSIEDWAAKLREVYEVKVYTKEY
- a CDS encoding pentapeptide repeat-containing protein, yielding MKRKRGMFSIRIISFYSVLACLVFLMTGMSAAQAQDYSVTLSILNTANSTGEIAVVEGTDIEVEFSITDPNGTLSKNDLIRLVRADTGCKIYEKKRGNLLKGSVSLRTTSKDDDDDHDGAGSACSNIGGVKVEYLNNNVVIASAPAAAQMVVYADSSEMLLLQRIIDLEQTDPVPGPQGIQGPMGPAGPQGLAGADGAVGPQGPQGIQGTTGLQGPEGPQGLKGDQGLQGLKGDQGPQGIQGPMGPAGSQGVPGICAAAGQTCPAGYFVTGFNANGDIICTAAQIVTGSGGMCGDGLISGAEGCDDSNTISGDGCNSSCHVEAGWNCSGQPSLCNRISTCGDGIMNGAEGCDDHNTASGDGCSSTCAVEADWTCSGQPSICIHGGAGAGPYVCSGVGASCPNYVEPYADLYQCDLTGADLYVVDMSNACLRGAILVGANLYGAVFVRADLGQADLSSADLGYADFTNANLTGANLSGALLDHVIWWNTTCPDGTNSNNHNNTCTGHLL
- a CDS encoding NHL repeat-containing protein, with amino-acid sequence MRGALIKIMMVMAAIMLLPADSFSAGAVKIMHVQSIYSDSKGAGLRHPEGVTCNEEALVIVADSENGRLLRYTYKDQSVKQDSEIKVPELSYPIVVRLNSKGDVFALDSRSRRIARLSNEGKFIGYLEPSGLPSPESFVPRSFDIDRNDNIYILDIFSRRVLVLNPEGTFQKLIPFPGSYGFFSDVSVDFKDNVLLLDGVNARIFTAAKNATVFSPLTESLKQFIRFPTSMATDNRGRIYLTDRNGSRIIAVGQDGSYLGQLSERGWKEGLLNYPSQICINDQGDFFIADTDNNRVQIFTILK
- a CDS encoding cytochrome C; this translates as MRKKHIYAVLSALLFLCVSIIYLSSCAPPAERRTTGRKECLDCHTKFADKYLTMKNIHTVVKTGKCEDCHLRHGLVPKTLLKKQGNELCYSCHSQEKIGMNKAKVHTALTHGKCTDCHNPHASQGSSLLSAEGSEVCYKCHKRENFEKKVVHKILKDQGCGSCHFSHSSDNSNLLVKEEKTLCLSCHEKDKPVFKKAHGGYPVETSSCAGCHNPHSSLQPALLRTSAHPVVVQGKCEECHNPPASQKPFEATRQGSSLCYKCHKASDLKEGGNIEHAPFKEGKCAPCHNTHSSENPALLAGEGDTLCFACHAEKAVKVSFPHKTGASGKGCLSCHAKHAAKYQKLLIGDERELCFSCHTKTRDELKAKVSHTAFTKEKCSTCHDPHGSNYKGIFRERMDKVCYTCHPDSEVKFIKTNTHKPVLDGFCSSCHASHGSDKNALLLTEPDDPKMCVTCHGELMKEVKDGSTHPVFKAGKCLTCHDPHGSNIAGMIVKNQGPLCFSCHEAGLRKDIKEIKSEHPTFSSGECSKCHNPHKAKLKGLLLSATPDLCLTCHKDLKERMNRKEECEKAKAAAATEGETAVVPKWCDEKIYVHSLSTLQTCQRCHKPHLSEEPALAVKPVQSLCGECHDYKADSFNKAHIGIDAVIMDCNKCHDSHTSKSPKFFMDDVHDPFKAGTCKDCHITEK